TGTAGTCCAGTGTAGATCGGGCCTCTGTGGACAAATCAAATCACAGGGGATATGAATGTGAGTGTTTCACTTACCATGATGCACCTCCAGTTTCCCTAAGCTCTTAGGTCATAGAAGAGGATGTTATCTCCTGTTACTTGACCACACTACCTATTTTCAGTTGACTATCATGTGACATGTTTGTTTTGAGGACAAGTGTGCGATTGTCGTAAAATGTTGTTTAGCtaagtttgataaatatttaataaatttgatatgTTCCAAGggcaaaaatagtttttattatCCTTTAAACCCCTTTTCAACTATCATGGTATATTTGCTACAGCAAAATGTTTTGCGACAATGTTCCACATTTTTGACAAACACCACTATCTAACAAACGTTTTAGAAAAGCTTCTTATAAAAAAGAAAGTCAAGGGACATATGgactttgatttaatttgttttacgtGGAGAAAGTATAACTATTTGATTTCTTATTGTAATATTTCAATCAATAGCCCTCTTTATGTCGTATTTAAAATAACAGTTATGTTATTCTGTAGTAATCGTTTGATACACCAAGTGAGAACATGGAGACTCGATCATCTGCGAGAAGAAAGCGCTTAAACGAAATGGGAGGAAATGGAGACTTTACACCGGAAACGTCTGAGAAAAACACCTCAGTTCCGCATTTGACATCCACCGGTGACATAGCGATCGGGAAATGGAAGTTCAACAAAGTCATACTCAGTACccattttaacatatttttatatgcgACATGCTTTTGGATCCAAATAGGCACTTTGCCTGTAAGTTAAAATTTCCAGCTATTTTTGATGAATGATTAGCGTTGGTTGTAGCGTTTATTAATGCAAAATTATATTAGATTTATTTGAATTCAGAGAATGATTACCtgtaatctcagcgagattcgtcgagactgaaaattttttgacggacgtctcttCCGAATCTCAGACCAGTGCCACACAAAGTGATTCGGGAAAATTTGCCCCAACTTCGGTCGGTTGTTATGATAGAAATACGCTGAATTAAATCATCTGCTCGCTTcaactttttactttgaacatcccTTTAACTCCCTATCAACATAAAATGTTAGGTTCCTACCGTTAAAAGATTTATATCCCAcaaaatatgaacttgtttatttttcaattcatttccacACTCATTCACATCTCCAATGCTGAAGAGTTCCAGTCAAGGTCACACATAGCCTGTTTCAGAATATGTCGTACTCAAAGATTTCAAccttatcattttatgaatattgcattataaaattaaaaggttTAGCTGTAAATACCGgatatttcctttttatttattattaattccatattttatttttttggcaaataactTGACATCTAAATGCATTAATAAAGTTTCTGTTTGCCCTACTAtagttttctatgtaaaactacgAATACGACATATTCTGAAACAGGCTATGTGTGACCTTGACTGGAACTCTTCAGCATTGGAGATGTGAATGAGTgtggaaatgaattgaaaaataaacaagttcatattttgTGGGATATAAATCTTTTAACGGTAGGAACCTAACATTTTATGTTGATAGGGAGTTAAAgggatgttcaaagtaaaaagttgAAGCGAGCAGATGATTTAATTCAGCGTATTTCTATCATAACAACCGACCGAAGTTGGGGCAAATTTTCCCGAATCACTTTGTGTGGCACTGGTCTGAGATTCGGaagagacgtccgtcaaaaaattttcagtctcgacgaatctcgctgagattagaTTACCTGGTACATGAATATAGACAGAATAATCGTACCGTGACCATGCTACactcaggtcacagtaagaattcgtcTCATACTGGCAATGCAGCAGCCTCGGAGCGAATCTGCTTCACTTCAATTTTAAGTCagttaaaaataatctgcagaggaaaaacagatttttataCATCACAAACCTTTTCGAACATGCAGATGTAGTtaagttcacaaaatatccatttaattGGTTGTACCAAGGCATTTTCTTAATATACCGGTACGCGTTTAATTTTACCTGCCATACTGTCGGAAATGTCTCAGATTTTATCTTTAACATGGCAACCGTAAACAGTGAAATTTCAAATGTGATGTTAAAAGTGGCAGTGATTTTGTTCCCAAAACAGGTAACATGGTAAAATGGAATCATGAAAGGgcaacattgtaggtatttgagaccaatcatatggAAATTTAGGTGATATACaatatggtattttttttttcatttgctatGAAGCAAGTATAGGAGACGAATTTATCGTTAAACCGGGTCCATAGGACATCTGTAATTTTAACAATAGAACACTCTATCTAACATGAATATGATGTGCAATGCACTGAATTTTAATTATGCATGGTACACAGCTCACCATAAGGAGCCAAAGCACTAATGAACACAGTTTTTTCAGCAAAATCTGTTAGTTTTATCAGAATAGCTGAATACTGTCACTTTGAGTAAGTAACACAGTCAAACAGAAGACAATATTGCACCACTAAACTGTCTCACAGTGTCTCACCAGGATGTGATTGTCTTTGGCACTAGGGAGTCGAAACATGGTGGCAACAGAAATCTCCATATGTCCTTGCATTTTAGATTTACAACAAGATGAAAGgagaataaaacatttaaaagtattaattaagtatttaatttcaattccaTTATATAATCCACCTTGATTTATTTTCCAGTACTTGACAAAGAAACTGGGAGTGGATCCGGTGTTTTTTGGATACCTGCAGACTACCTTTGCCGTTGTACAGCTATGTGGTGGCCCTGTGTATGGAAGGTTTGGAGATATGTTTGGGGGAAGAGCAGCCATGGCTCTTGCCTTTGCTTGTGCATCAGTGTCATATTTTGTCCTTGGAATTGCTGACACTTTTTTCTGGCTCTTCCTTTCAAGACTGCCATCAGTCTTCATGCATGCCATGCAAGGTGAACATTGGTTTTATGATAAGCAATAATTTATGTGTCAACTAAAGTAATGCTCAAGCTTAGACTAGGCAGTTATATTCCAAATTACTATGAAATCGGTTGAGGAAAATAAGTTCTGATATGAAGTAGAGTACAAACTGAGTAAAGTAAGACAAAAAactgtattatatattattgtactttcatgtttaatacatgtactgaaatcTAATTGGTTAAACGCAGtttataatctgttctattaccctcagcactagcaacacacttggcaacgggtaacataacaaattgttacatgcgcgtaaattatgcgcgtacggttcgccatagaattcacgccatttctatataaaagcaatttaaaaaatctctaatattaagacattcagtataataaaataactagtgcctgttttggaggataacagttgaaattgacaccacTCGAAAACTGCTGTTGAATATTGAAAATCTACTTCATCAAAGCATCAGGCAGttgagattttaaaacaaatgccTTGATAAATATCTCTGTACATATAAACgttttcaaggggggggggggggggggtcattttcaACTGTTGCCCTCCCACACAGGTACTATTTATATGGTGTTTATTCACAGGTGGGCAGATGATTGTGACAGACCTGGGGGAGGAGGGGCAAAGAGCAGATGCCCTGGGCAAGCTAGGCCTGTCCTATGGAGTGGGCATGGTTATTGGGCCCTTCTTGGGAGGATTAGTCACAAAGTTCTTCAGGTAATTGTATTGGTCCTTGATGAGAAACATGTTGAAGTTGAATCATTTATAATCATTTACTATGTATGTGTATGTGCACTGGCTATGAAAGTGTAGATATGTTATTGTTTTCTATGCTTCCTTGATTTAAGTTTATTATTATGCTGTCATCTGAATATGCATTCCTTACAAATTTGGTTATTGGTAGTTTTTAGGggatgttttttaaaagaactgtGTTAAGCTTTTGGGAATGAAATTGATCTCAAATCCTGTATTGttaatgtaaatgttaaaaCAAATCTACACTGTAAATAGCTGCCAAAGTTGTGGCATGTGGTAGACAAATAcagtgggggttttttttttttggggggggggggctggtaTTTTAATAATTCTACATCATCTCTTTCAAATTGACCATTGAGAAAAAATGAATGAGATTGATCAATTTAATAAACATCATTACTATCCAAGAGAGAAAATCACTGCTTTAGAAGGAGGAGAGATGTGCAGTGTTGTCCTTGGCTAGGGAAATAGCTGTCAACAGTTGTATTttgtatacaaatactgtggtttcattaatattcaaagccatcaatttttgtggatttaatgaaaatcacagtttcaaggatacctAAATTCATGGCCAATGACCCAATCAAACACCCTATGTtcatagaaattgcacttcgatgaacatttaatttcatggatcaacttaacaacaaaatccacgaaaattgatattcaacgaataatgatgaaaccacagtattttgTATGTCATTTCTCTGCTGTAGTGAACAGACAGCTGCCTTCGTGGCATGTATAGGATCCGTCCTCAGTATTGGTGTTGTGTGGGTGTTTGTTCCACAGAGGACAAAGAAGTCTCAGGGAAAAGGTAAGTATCCCTTCAGAAAACTGTCCTTCATTAGAGTATTTAGACCTTTCAGAGTGCTTCTGGATAGAAAGGGCTGGGTTTCTGTCAGCAAGGAAATTCATCAACAAATTGTCTGTTTTGAATTGGGAATTGTAATACCCatgatgatataaatatatttcttcttccAGAGAGCTCAGGGTCAGCAGTGTTTAGTTTGAAGAAAATCCTGGCCCTGGTGACAGCCCCAGGGGCTGGTTTCTTACTCTTTATCAGAATGTTGGCAGGTAAGTTTATCATTGGCATGGAAAATTATaagctgaaatatgaaataaatgatgTAGTAGacatttaattgaattaatgtcctgttttgtttacaggattaccatttaattgtattaatatCCTGTTGTTTTTACAGGATTACCAATTGGAGTGTTCCAAAGCATGTTCTCAGTGTTTGCCATGGAAACCTTCAAACTGCCAGCCGAACAAAATGGATATTTATTGTCATATGTTGGGGTTTTAACTATGGTGTGTATTGATATTACGATATTTTTATAAAGCATGCTAGAGTTTTCCCCCTTAGTTTACATCTCTTTATCACTGTTTCAGATTGTACAAGGACTGGGTGTAGGAGTTCTAACCAAGAAGTTCTCAGAAAATGACATTTTGAAATGGTCCTCATTCCTTTTAGTTTGGTCTTATTTAGCACTGGTAAGATTTTGTTAGTATATCTACATTAAGACAGAATGTCCAAGTATCTACTTCCAGTCCTAATTGACAACTCCCTGTGCTACCTGTTTTCTGTAGGCTTTCGTGACAGACGTTTTCCAGCTTTGTGTAGTTATGGCCCCTCTGGTGGTCGGGCTGGCCTCGTCCAACATCGTAGTCAGTAGCGCCCTCACTAAGACAGTGTCAGACCAAGATACAGGTAAGTAGGGAGGACAACTCTGTACAAGATATGCAATATCATGTAGGAAAAGgaaacaaattatgaaaaaaccaTTGTACAGATAGGAATAACTTCTGAGATGTAAATTATTTGCCACCAAATggttatttaacatttattattattcaaacaCTGCTTAATAAAGAGAAGAAATATTACAATTAATAgaatgttaaatataaaaatgccTAGAAGTTTGATAATAATCAAACCAAAGTTAACTGCTTCctgatttgatttttgtttctaGGTGCAATGCTTGGTCTGAACATGGCAGTGAACTCACTCATCCGTACCATATCACCGACAGTAGGCGGCTTTCTGCTCAAGTCCTATGGATTCCAGTCTTTCGGTTATTTAGGATTTGTAATGCTTGGAATTTCAACAATAATTCTATTTATAAAACTCAGACAGTAATATTTAGAAGGgcaatttttagaattatttttttattgttactttattaaatttttcagtAATTTATTGTGAATTTATGATCTGTGACTTTTATCTGATGAATTATTTTGTGGATGAGAACAGTTGAATAATATACCATTCATCAAGATATTTTAAACAGTAGAAAAATTTGAGGATTTCAGCCTTGAGATCCAACCTGAAAAAGCAGTTTTATCTATAGATGGGTGGTAGGCTTGTATAGAGCAAtagttgttttaaatatttgacaatatgtgtttaattattttccacCTCTGACAGACTCAGCATTTCCAGTATGTGTTAAAATAACTTGGTTGATGGAATATGGTTGAATTGTGTCCGAATCACTTCAGATTTGTTATGCTTTCTTctgtttttgatttgttttatattttagattgtTTTCTTATTGTTCATATCAAGACAGGGTGATAGCATGTGTTTATAAGGAAGACCTTCCATTGATTGATAAACCAATAACAAGGCATTTCCacttaatatgaaatttattatttcaataaaaaaaaatagaaaaaactgACCTACATGTCTGGTTATTGTTAGGCCCCTGGATGAAAGTTCTTTTGAGATTCAGTGATAGTGCTTCCAgtattattgtttgttttttttgtacttcTTGACagtaaacagtaaaaaaaattattagcaTTATTTTGTTCAGAACTCAGAagtcatttttatatatgtaatacaACATTCTcaattattttacaattattcagTTTCAATAGGGATTATTTTCAACATTGATAAGATATATGTTGTTGGTAATGACTCTGAATAAACTAAATTGCAGTACAGCAATCATGAATAATTAATTCCCTGGAACCAAACTAACTTTGTTATAATGTAGGGATATTAAGTGGTATATTACCCAGTActtgttatttaaacaattagaAAGAATACGATGAGATGCAATAAAAGTGACTGAATCTAAAGAATTGTTTGAGATTCATTGAACTGGTGTAATAACCTTATGTTACCATCTGACTGTTGCCATTCAGTCACAACTGATTTATTTCAATCATATCACAAACCGGCCAATACCTTTGTAGTTAAGTACTTTTTGTTAAC
This genomic window from Magallana gigas chromosome 5, xbMagGiga1.1, whole genome shotgun sequence contains:
- the LOC105325891 gene encoding solute carrier family 22 member 18; the protein is METRSSARRKRLNEMGGNGDFTPETSEKNTSVPHLTSTGDIAIGKWKFNKVILSTHFNIFLYATCFWIQIGTLPYLTKKLGVDPVFFGYLQTTFAVVQLCGGPVYGRFGDMFGGRAAMALAFACASVSYFVLGIADTFFWLFLSRLPSVFMHAMQGGQMIVTDLGEEGQRADALGKLGLSYGVGMVIGPFLGGLVTKFFSEQTAAFVACIGSVLSIGVVWVFVPQRTKKSQGKESSGSAVFSLKKILALVTAPGAGFLLFIRMLAGLPIGVFQSMFSVFAMETFKLPAEQNGYLLSYVGVLTMIVQGLGVGVLTKKFSENDILKWSSFLLVWSYLALAFVTDVFQLCVVMAPLVVGLASSNIVVSSALTKTVSDQDTGAMLGLNMAVNSLIRTISPTVGGFLLKSYGFQSFGYLGFVMLGISTIILFIKLRQ